From Echinicola jeungdonensis, the proteins below share one genomic window:
- a CDS encoding alkaline phosphatase PhoX: MEEKSFNSRRQFLINSGVATLGFMGLNQFLNPLAEAHEINGCLGYGPLQNDDKGILNLPKGFEYKIISKKGKIMDDGWWTPGRPDGMGAFEGDDGKVILVRNHENSPDDFENGAFGPENENLAQAELDKFYEKGKGNLPALGGTTTLVYNEKTGEVEQEFMSLAGTVRNCAGGVTPWNSWLTCEESVVKAGDYSGNLEKDHGFVFEVLAKRDGKLQNAIPIKEMGRFNHEAVAVDPRTGIVFLTRTGVMACFTAIFPMFQGNYTKEGNFKPFAFPGEKEGIPGIGKGNKRVFSSWKTSKHLLD; encoded by the coding sequence CAATTTCTAAACCCTTTGGCCGAGGCTCATGAGATTAATGGCTGTTTAGGATATGGACCTTTGCAAAATGATGATAAGGGAATATTGAATTTGCCTAAAGGTTTTGAATATAAAATCATTTCGAAGAAAGGAAAAATCATGGATGATGGCTGGTGGACTCCAGGGAGGCCAGATGGTATGGGAGCTTTTGAGGGGGATGATGGAAAAGTGATATTGGTTCGGAATCATGAAAACAGTCCAGATGATTTTGAAAATGGTGCATTTGGACCGGAAAATGAAAACCTTGCCCAAGCTGAACTTGATAAGTTTTATGAAAAAGGAAAGGGAAATTTACCTGCTCTGGGAGGAACAACCACCTTGGTCTACAATGAAAAAACGGGTGAGGTAGAACAAGAGTTTATGAGCCTTGCAGGAACGGTGAGAAACTGTGCGGGAGGGGTTACTCCCTGGAATTCATGGTTGACTTGTGAGGAATCAGTTGTGAAGGCAGGTGATTACAGTGGAAATCTGGAAAAAGATCACGGATTTGTCTTTGAGGTACTGGCCAAAAGAGACGGGAAGTTACAAAATGCGATTCCCATAAAAGAAATGGGAAGGTTTAACCACGAGGCGGTGGCAGTTGATCCCAGAACCGGAATAGTATTTTTGACGAGGACCGGGGTGATGGCTTGTTTTACCGCTATATTCCCCATGTTCCAGGGAAATTATACCAAGGAGGGAAACTTCAAGCCCTTTGCCTTTCCTGGGGAAAAGGAAGGGATACCCGGAATTGGAAAGGGCAACAAGAGGGTTTTTTCCAGTTGGAAAACCTCAAAGCATCTATTGGATTGA